One segment of Paraburkholderia bonniea DNA contains the following:
- a CDS encoding septal ring lytic transglycosylase RlpA family protein, which translates to MKISLSRQLGSLLALVLLAGCTQPPLASTASTALTTLDSVRTTSAMTANNVARPSMRSMFDELPTFNGLNGALDNDVTSASSLDKSLANAEPLDGTGAAEFRQTGRASWYGKPFHGRRTASGERYNMHALTAAHRTLPLGSYARVTNPATQRTVIVRINDRGPYAHGRVLDLSYAAANVLGLRQAGTAKVEIEGLTPQEAKAARNDTLAVNVR; encoded by the coding sequence ATGAAAATCAGTCTTTCCCGACAACTCGGGAGTTTGTTAGCACTCGTTTTACTCGCTGGCTGTACCCAGCCCCCTTTAGCAAGCACGGCCAGCACCGCACTGACCACACTGGATAGCGTCCGAACGACAAGCGCCATGACCGCGAACAACGTTGCGCGCCCTAGCATGCGTTCGATGTTTGACGAGTTACCGACCTTCAACGGTCTGAACGGTGCCCTGGACAACGATGTAACTAGCGCCAGCTCACTCGACAAATCACTCGCTAACGCCGAACCACTGGACGGCACTGGTGCCGCCGAATTCCGTCAGACCGGCCGCGCCTCCTGGTACGGCAAGCCGTTTCATGGACGCCGCACCGCGAGTGGCGAACGCTACAACATGCATGCGCTCACCGCCGCCCATCGCACACTGCCGCTCGGCTCTTATGCCCGGGTAACCAATCCCGCCACCCAGCGCACCGTGATTGTGCGTATCAACGACCGTGGTCCGTATGCGCATGGCCGGGTGCTCGATCTCTCATATGCGGCTGCCAACGTGCTAGGCCTGCGCCAGGCTGGCACAGCCAAAGTCGAGATCGAAGGTTTGACACCCCAGGAAGCCAAAGCCGCTCGCAACGATACGCTCGCGGTCAACGTCAGGTGA
- the rsmI gene encoding 16S rRNA (cytidine(1402)-2'-O)-methyltransferase: protein MTPLLELASGQHYPAAALYVVATPIGNSADITLRALHVLGLVDRVAAEDTRNTGQLLARYGIARPLMALHQHNEQVAAARIIEHLQAGERIAYVSDAGTPGISDPGAKLVDAVRAAGLPVIPLPGASALATALSVAGDWVATFSFLGFLPPKAKQRATALQALVTDPRALVFYEAPHRIVETVTALAEVLGGARRLLIGRELTKLHEAVQVGTLADGPAWLAADANRQRGEFVLVVEGAPPPDVVAENQHDALLEILLKELTVSSAAKVAAAITGGSRNALYTRALALQKD, encoded by the coding sequence ATGACTCCTCTTCTCGAACTTGCGTCGGGACAGCACTATCCTGCCGCGGCGCTTTATGTTGTGGCGACGCCGATTGGTAATAGCGCTGACATTACGTTGCGGGCGCTGCATGTGCTGGGTCTGGTTGACCGCGTCGCGGCCGAAGACACGCGCAACACTGGGCAACTGCTTGCCCGCTATGGCATTGCCCGGCCGCTGATGGCGCTGCATCAGCACAATGAGCAGGTGGCCGCCGCGCGCATCATCGAGCACCTGCAGGCGGGGGAGCGCATCGCTTATGTCTCTGATGCGGGTACGCCAGGCATTTCAGACCCCGGTGCGAAGCTGGTCGATGCGGTGCGTGCAGCGGGCTTGCCAGTGATTCCACTGCCAGGTGCAAGCGCGCTGGCGACGGCATTGAGCGTGGCGGGCGACTGGGTGGCGACGTTTTCGTTTCTCGGCTTTTTGCCGCCGAAAGCGAAGCAGCGTGCGACGGCGTTGCAGGCGTTAGTGACGGACCCGCGCGCGCTGGTGTTTTATGAAGCGCCGCACCGGATCGTCGAGACCGTGACCGCATTGGCTGAAGTGCTGGGTGGGGCGCGGCGTTTGTTGATCGGGCGTGAACTGACGAAATTACACGAGGCAGTACAGGTTGGCACCCTGGCCGATGGGCCAGCGTGGCTGGCTGCTGATGCTAACCGGCAACGGGGTGAGTTCGTGCTGGTAGTGGAGGGAGCGCCGCCGCCGGATGTGGTGGCGGAAAACCAGCACGATGCGTTGCTGGAGATTTTGCTCAAGGAGCTGACGGTGAGTAGCGCGGCGAAGGTGGCGGCTGCGATCACCGGGGGCTCGCGCAATGCGCTCTATACACGCGCACTGGCCCTGCAGAAAGACTAA
- a CDS encoding YraN family protein translates to MCHAAAPRSGPRKNASKPRQTTPTPPDNFLRKPGSKRVGSIFEQHALVYLQRHHLTLVARNVVYRSGEIDLILRDPSGMLVFVEVRARTRRQFGGAAASIERHKQRRLVRAALYYLASISGQAPACRFDVIVFEAGQLNWLRDAFRADDTGDT, encoded by the coding sequence TTGTGCCACGCAGCAGCCCCCCGCTCTGGCCCCAGGAAAAACGCCAGCAAACCACGTCAGACAACCCCCACCCCACCCGACAACTTTTTGAGAAAACCCGGGTCGAAACGCGTTGGAAGTATTTTTGAGCAGCACGCACTCGTATATTTGCAACGCCACCATCTGACGCTAGTGGCACGCAACGTGGTGTACCGAAGTGGCGAAATCGACCTGATCCTGCGCGACCCCAGTGGAATGCTGGTTTTTGTTGAAGTACGCGCACGAACGAGACGCCAGTTTGGCGGTGCCGCAGCCAGCATCGAACGGCACAAACAGCGCAGGCTGGTACGCGCGGCACTGTATTACCTGGCATCCATTTCTGGACAAGCCCCCGCTTGCCGCTTCGACGTGATCGTCTTTGAGGCAGGGCAACTGAACTGGCTGCGCGACGCGTTTCGCGCGGATGACACCGGCGACACCTGA
- a CDS encoding phosphoheptose isomerase → MSVERIQQQFRDSAATTLEALETLSIPIAAAIDTLFTALANGNRILTCGNGGAATSAQQFAAKLVSHHERERPGLPAIALTTSSSMLTATANADAFEQIFSKQVRALGQAGDVLLAISTSGNSANVLAAIEAAHEREMTVIALTSKDGGQVNHLLAETDIQICIPAGRTARIQEVQLLTIHCLCDGIDAMLLGDD, encoded by the coding sequence ATGTCAGTCGAACGCATTCAGCAACAGTTCCGCGACAGCGCGGCCACCACCCTCGAAGCCCTTGAAACCCTGTCGATTCCCATCGCAGCCGCGATCGACACGCTGTTTACCGCACTCGCCAACGGCAACCGCATACTCACCTGCGGCAACGGCGGCGCAGCAACTAGCGCGCAGCAATTTGCCGCCAAACTGGTGAGCCACCACGAACGCGAACGGCCTGGCCTACCAGCGATAGCGCTCACCACCAGTTCGTCCATGCTTACCGCAACGGCAAACGCTGACGCGTTCGAACAGATTTTCTCGAAACAAGTTCGTGCGCTAGGGCAAGCCGGAGACGTATTGCTCGCTATCAGCACCTCAGGAAATTCAGCCAACGTACTCGCCGCGATTGAAGCCGCACACGAACGCGAAATGACCGTGATTGCACTAACCAGCAAAGATGGCGGGCAGGTGAATCACCTGCTGGCCGAAACCGATATCCAGATCTGCATACCCGCCGGGCGCACCGCACGAATTCAGGAAGTGCAGTTGCTCACCATCCACTGCCTGTGCGACGGGATTGATGCCATGTTGCTAGGCGACGACTGA
- a CDS encoding BON domain-containing protein, with translation MSPYRFKTTIVRTTLMVGLASGLAMTLQGCVLAVAGAAAGGSALVATDRRTLGAQTEDREIQVKAMSTLSTNLPDAAHINVSVFNRRVLLTGEVPDDAAKQKAEALVRVINNVNAIINELTTGPASTFSSRTNDTYLEGRIKTALIAEKNITTNNYKIVCERGSAYMMGLVTVDEGNRGADVVSRVPGVVQVVKVFQYIKPQEAAAISAATATSASATDASSAPSDEVTVNAVPEASVSTRSIEQQPPAPVTNSNPVQPGNAAAPR, from the coding sequence ATGAGCCCCTACCGCTTCAAGACAACGATTGTCAGAACCACCTTGATGGTGGGCCTTGCCAGCGGGCTAGCCATGACCCTGCAAGGCTGCGTACTCGCGGTAGCAGGCGCTGCCGCAGGCGGCAGTGCACTGGTCGCCACTGACCGGCGCACACTCGGCGCACAAACCGAAGACCGTGAAATTCAGGTCAAGGCGATGTCGACACTAAGCACCAACCTGCCCGATGCCGCCCACATCAACGTATCGGTATTTAACCGGCGCGTGCTACTGACCGGCGAAGTCCCCGATGACGCCGCGAAGCAAAAGGCAGAGGCATTGGTACGCGTGATTAACAACGTGAACGCGATTATTAATGAGTTGACCACTGGTCCAGCCAGCACATTCTCGTCGCGCACGAACGATACCTACCTTGAAGGACGGATCAAAACAGCGCTAATCGCCGAGAAAAACATCACGACCAATAACTACAAGATTGTTTGCGAGCGCGGCTCGGCATACATGATGGGGCTCGTGACAGTCGATGAAGGCAATCGCGGCGCAGATGTCGTGAGCCGCGTGCCGGGGGTGGTTCAGGTGGTCAAGGTATTCCAGTACATCAAGCCACAAGAAGCAGCGGCCATCTCGGCAGCTACCGCCACATCAGCGAGCGCTACCGACGCCAGTTCAGCCCCATCGGACGAAGTAACCGTAAACGCCGTGCCAGAAGCGTCGGTTAGCACACGATCAATCGAACAACAGCCACCCGCACCCGTGACGAACTCAAACCCGGTACAACCAGGAAATGCGGCTGCGCCCAGGTAG
- a CDS encoding c-type cytochrome → MAGNAAMAATPPGQTLANANACMGCHAVNRKLVGPSFQQIASKYKDDPQATAKLSQKIKRGGAGVWGSIPMPAHPSMSDANIRVLVDWVMAGSPAK, encoded by the coding sequence ATGGCGGGCAATGCGGCTATGGCTGCCACGCCACCCGGCCAGACGCTGGCAAATGCGAATGCCTGCATGGGTTGCCACGCAGTTAACCGCAAGCTGGTGGGCCCTTCGTTTCAGCAGATTGCCAGCAAGTACAAAGACGATCCCCAGGCAACGGCGAAGCTGTCGCAGAAGATCAAACGCGGCGGCGCAGGCGTTTGGGGCTCGATCCCAATGCCCGCGCATCCGTCGATGAGCGACGCCAATATACGTGTGCTGGTTGACTGGGTTATGGCTGGCTCACCTGCGAAGTAA
- a CDS encoding IS3 family transposase (programmed frameshift) has product MKKSRYTEEQIAFALKQAELGTPVAEVCRKMGISEATFYNWKKKYGGLGVSELRRLKQLEEENARLKRMVADLSLDKQMLQEVVQKKPVKPARKRELADFLIQAYRVSIRRATALLQLRQATYFYVPSPRDDRAERRRIREIAETRIRYGVERIHVLLRREGWLINHKKTYRIYCEEGLNLRRKRPRRRVAAAHRMERPEISTVNACWSMDFVADQLFNGQKIRALTVVDNFSRESLAITVDYALKAADVVATMGHLKALRGAPKRIQVDNGSEFISHALDHWAYENGVTLDFSRPGKPTDNPFIESFNGSFRDECLNVHWFLSLDDAREKIEGWRQDYNDFRPHSSLGDLTPGEFRLAHLEAGTL; this is encoded by the exons ATGAAGAAATCCAGGTACACGGAAGAACAGATCGCGTTCGCGCTGAAGCAGGCCGAACTGGGTACCCCGGTGGCAGAAGTGTGTCGGAAGATGGGTATTTCCGAAGCCACGTTCTACAACTGGAAGAAGAAGTACGGCGGCCTCGGCGTTTCGGAGTTGCGGCGCCTAAAGCAACTCGAAGAGGAGAACGCCCGACTCAAGCGCATGGTGGCCGACCTAAGCCTCGACAAGCAAATGCTTCAGGAGGTGGTGCAAAAAAAGC CTGTGAAGCCAGCCCGTAAGCGCGAGCTGGCTGATTTTTTGATTCAAGCGTATCGGGTGAGCATCCGGCGTGCGACAGCACTATTGCAGCTACGCCAGGCCACGTACTTCTATGTGCCGAGCCCACGTGATGACCGTGCCGAGCGCCGGCGCATCCGGGAGATTGCCGAAACTCGGATACGTTACGGCGTAGAGCGCATTCACGTTCTGCTGCGCCGCGAAGGCTGGTTGATCAATCACAAGAAAACCTACCGAATCTACTGTGAAGAGGGGCTGAACCTGAGGCGTAAGCGGCCTCGCCGTCGTGTCGCTGCCGCACACCGTATGGAGCGCCCCGAAATCTCTACGGTGAATGCGTGCTGGAGCATGGATTTCGTGGCCGATCAGTTGTTCAACGGGCAGAAAATCCGGGCCTTAACTGTGGTCGATAACTTTAGCCGGGAGAGCTTGGCGATTACCGTCGATTACGCCTTGAAGGCTGCCGATGTGGTGGCAACGATGGGACATCTAAAAGCGCTGCGAGGTGCCCCGAAACGGATACAGGTCGATAACGGGAGCGAATTTATTTCTCATGCGCTGGATCACTGGGCGTATGAAAATGGCGTAACGTTGGACTTCTCCCGTCCTGGCAAACCCACGGACAATCCGTTCATCGAGTCATTTAACGGCAGTTTTCGGGATGAATGCCTGAACGTGCATTGGTTTCTGTCACTGGACGATGCCCGAGAAAAGATCGAAGGCTGGCGACAGGATTACAACGACTTCAGACCGCATAGTTCGCTAGGCGATTTGACTCCGGGTGAGTTCCGACTTGCCCACCTTGAAGCCGGAACTCTCTAG
- a CDS encoding PAAR domain-containing protein, with protein MGQLVKHGDPTTTGGIVIALTATMFEESRRLALHGDEATCGTCKGSFRIFGTADHMSENGRAMVQHGDKVMCPCGKNRVLTDSTMVYGDGGGGK; from the coding sequence ATGGGGCAACTGGTCAAGCACGGTGATCCGACCACCACGGGTGGCATCGTGATTGCGTTGACGGCGACGATGTTTGAGGAATCACGACGGCTGGCACTGCATGGTGATGAGGCGACCTGCGGCACCTGCAAGGGTAGCTTCAGGATTTTTGGCACCGCTGATCATATGAGTGAGAACGGACGAGCGATGGTGCAGCACGGCGACAAGGTGATGTGCCCGTGCGGCAAGAACCGGGTGCTGACCGATTCGACGATGGTTTATGGGGATGGGGGCGGCGGAAAGTAA
- the tssE gene encoding type VI secretion system baseplate subunit TssE — protein sequence MSHGGPGFFEQLTGHFSDGAAVDAFDAATQTFLSVQDNLQRILNSRRGALAHLPDYGLEDLSEIYRHLPASAHKLRQAMEATLLKYEPRLKAVEVVIEAPEPGVLLSFTMRCELHRTGLVRFGTHFLPDGQVRLALQMAGRDRD from the coding sequence ATGAGTCATGGCGGACCGGGTTTCTTTGAACAACTGACCGGTCACTTTTCTGACGGAGCCGCAGTCGATGCCTTCGACGCGGCGACGCAAACCTTCCTGTCCGTGCAGGACAACCTGCAACGCATCCTCAACAGCCGCCGTGGCGCGCTCGCGCATTTGCCGGATTACGGTCTCGAAGACCTGTCGGAGATTTACCGGCATCTGCCTGCTTCGGCACACAAGCTGCGGCAAGCGATGGAGGCGACGCTGCTGAAGTACGAGCCGCGCTTGAAAGCCGTGGAAGTGGTGATCGAAGCGCCGGAGCCTGGCGTGCTGCTGAGCTTCACGATGCGCTGCGAGCTGCACCGGACCGGACTGGTGCGCTTCGGCACGCATTTTCTGCCAGATGGACAGGTACGTCTGGCGTTGCAGATGGCGGGACGGGACAGGGATTAG
- a CDS encoding Hcp family type VI secretion system effector, protein MAIPAYMWIKDDGGADIKGSVTVQGREGSVEVVALDHGVSIPTDANTGKLTGTRVHRPIIFTKETDASTPYLYKAVTSGQTLKSIEIRWYRIDDAGKEKEYFNTKLDNVKVVAVKPKMLDIKNPAYEKHNHLEDIELRYEKITWSYKDGNIIHADSWNERG, encoded by the coding sequence ATGGCTATTCCTGCCTACATGTGGATCAAGGATGACGGCGGTGCCGACATCAAAGGCTCGGTCACCGTCCAGGGCCGGGAAGGTAGCGTCGAAGTGGTCGCACTCGATCACGGCGTCAGCATCCCGACCGACGCCAACACTGGCAAGCTCACCGGCACCCGCGTGCATAGGCCGATCATCTTCACTAAGGAAACCGACGCATCGACGCCCTATCTGTACAAGGCGGTAACCAGCGGGCAAACGCTCAAATCCATCGAGATCCGCTGGTATCGGATTGACGATGCTGGCAAGGAGAAGGAGTACTTCAACACCAAGCTCGACAACGTCAAGGTCGTCGCCGTGAAGCCGAAGATGCTCGACATCAAGAACCCCGCTTACGAAAAACACAACCACCTCGAAGACATTGAGCTGCGCTACGAGAAGATCACCTGGTCGTACAAGGACGGCAACATCATCCACGCTGACAGCTGGAACGAACGTGGGTAA
- a CDS encoding OmpA family protein produces MTGYPSRALTAWAALLALLWLALWSPWSRGWTWAGAALVLLVAGTAIAWQTRRLQRQQHMARPVLRAVESALAALPAGLRHHTPLVLASGDTRTLTALFGTAPVRITDAAIWVACDDATQLPSLADALMRWREGQGPDAVMVLNAADQTDALMTWQAGSGLWRRALSDTRRALGYPLPVGVAVYAAAVQGMDPPCPWFGVSERQALRFDTLPTQIAAQAWREARTAAPEQRTALAWRTAQLDALARWACEALLPALAGAAHGVPALTVQALGVTLVAGAPAAGSPWRQGVARISGLPVAALGEPASYPATSGLTLPDALLHGITPQPIRRVMPRAIAHAFACAALAFCAAAAASAWNNLALLTRVTQRITHYQAITSAHDAARLDALNALRRERDELARYARDGVPPRLGLGFYRGAPLLPRLDVLIAAYAPPAPPPATIELDSLSLFSSGSAVLNPGSNRVLVNALDLIRAHPGNRVLVAGHTDASGSAPRNQALSEARASAVRNWLAEASGLPRTRFALQGYGDTRPKATNDTAAGRALNRRVEITLVPDCRQNKMHGTPYDEPDSTPQGQRC; encoded by the coding sequence ATGACGGGTTATCCCTCGCGCGCGCTGACCGCCTGGGCCGCGCTCCTCGCTCTGCTCTGGCTGGCGCTCTGGTCACCGTGGTCCCGTGGCTGGACGTGGGCCGGTGCGGCACTCGTGCTGCTCGTTGCCGGTACGGCTATTGCATGGCAAACACGCCGACTGCAGCGACAGCAACACATGGCGAGGCCCGTGCTGCGCGCGGTCGAAAGTGCGCTGGCGGCGCTGCCAGCAGGCCTGCGGCATCACACGCCACTGGTGCTGGCCAGCGGCGATACGCGCACGCTGACAGCACTGTTTGGTACCGCTCCAGTGCGCATCACCGACGCCGCGATCTGGGTGGCCTGCGATGACGCGACACAACTGCCGTCACTAGCTGATGCGTTGATGCGCTGGCGCGAGGGTCAGGGGCCCGATGCGGTGATGGTGTTGAACGCGGCTGACCAGACCGATGCGTTGATGACGTGGCAGGCTGGGTCTGGGCTCTGGCGTCGCGCGCTTAGCGACACGCGCCGGGCGCTGGGTTATCCATTGCCAGTGGGCGTGGCGGTGTATGCCGCCGCCGTGCAGGGCATGGACCCACCCTGCCCATGGTTCGGTGTGTCGGAGAGGCAAGCGCTGCGCTTCGACACGCTGCCCACGCAGATTGCGGCGCAGGCATGGCGCGAAGCACGCACGGCGGCCCCCGAGCAGCGCACGGCACTGGCATGGCGCACCGCCCAGCTCGATGCGCTGGCCCGCTGGGCCTGCGAGGCGTTGCTGCCCGCACTGGCCGGGGCCGCGCACGGCGTGCCAGCGCTGACGGTGCAGGCGCTGGGCGTCACGCTGGTGGCCGGCGCACCAGCTGCCGGATCGCCCTGGCGTCAGGGCGTGGCACGCATCAGCGGCTTGCCAGTTGCAGCGCTGGGTGAGCCGGCCTCATACCCAGCCACCTCTGGCCTGACGCTGCCCGACGCGCTACTCCACGGAATCACCCCCCAGCCGATACGCCGGGTGATGCCGCGCGCTATCGCGCATGCATTCGCCTGCGCCGCGCTGGCCTTCTGCGCCGCGGCGGCTGCCTCGGCCTGGAACAACCTGGCGCTGCTCACCCGCGTGACACAGCGCATCACCCACTATCAAGCCATCACCTCCGCTCACGACGCCGCTCGGTTAGATGCGCTCAACGCGCTCAGACGCGAGCGCGATGAACTCGCGCGTTACGCCCGTGATGGCGTGCCACCCAGGCTGGGGCTCGGCTTTTACCGGGGCGCACCGCTTCTGCCACGGCTTGATGTGCTGATCGCCGCCTACGCCCCACCCGCTCCCCCACCAGCCACGATCGAACTGGACAGCCTGTCGCTGTTTAGCAGCGGCAGCGCCGTGCTCAATCCCGGCTCGAACCGCGTGCTGGTCAATGCACTGGACCTGATCCGCGCCCATCCTGGCAACCGGGTGCTGGTCGCGGGTCACACCGATGCTTCCGGCAGTGCACCCCGCAACCAGGCCCTCTCCGAAGCCCGGGCCAGTGCCGTGCGCAACTGGCTGGCCGAAGCCTCAGGCCTGCCACGCACCCGGTTTGCGCTCCAGGGCTATGGCGACACTCGCCCCAAAGCCACCAACGACACCGCCGCCGGACGCGCGCTGAACCGCCGCGTCGAGATCACGCTGGTACCAGACTGCCGCCAGAACAAGATGCATGGCACTCCATACGATGAACCGGATTCAACCCCGCAGGGCCAGCGCTGCTGA
- a CDS encoding DotU family type IV/VI secretion system protein, whose translation MADVAMLPVALRDTALTVAELVGGMGPKGFAGFRQQCLTQLDDLHSQLALDGHPPDVIEDAAYAQCALLDEAALRGLQGDDRNAWEHEPLQVTRFSTHDAGEALITRIERRLAQPQPVLPLLAIFGAVLDLGFQGRFALGGAMERAALVQALDARLGAVEVRMEATRLGTRESGLEARRARDLSPVVWVVGACITAALTYLALDRWLAVSAAQLAGA comes from the coding sequence GTGGCTGATGTCGCCATGTTGCCGGTGGCGCTGCGCGATACCGCGCTGACCGTGGCGGAACTGGTGGGCGGGATGGGGCCGAAGGGGTTTGCCGGTTTCCGCCAGCAATGTCTGACGCAGCTTGATGATTTGCATAGCCAGTTGGCGCTTGATGGTCATCCACCGGATGTGATTGAGGACGCCGCCTATGCGCAATGTGCTCTGCTCGATGAAGCAGCGCTCCGAGGCTTGCAAGGTGATGACCGTAATGCCTGGGAGCACGAACCGCTACAGGTGACGCGCTTTAGCACGCATGACGCGGGCGAGGCGCTAATTACCCGCATCGAACGACGGCTGGCCCAGCCACAGCCAGTGCTGCCGCTGCTGGCGATTTTTGGCGCGGTGCTTGATCTCGGCTTCCAGGGCCGGTTCGCGCTCGGGGGCGCGATGGAACGCGCGGCGCTGGTGCAGGCGCTCGATGCGCGTCTGGGTGCGGTGGAGGTGCGTATGGAGGCGACTCGTCTGGGGACGCGCGAGAGCGGCCTGGAGGCACGGCGGGCGAGGGATCTTTCGCCGGTGGTGTGGGTGGTGGGAGCGTGTATCACGGCGGCGCTGACATATCTCGCGCTTGATCGCTGGCTGGCCGTGTCGGCCGCGCAACTCGCTGGCGCATGA
- the tssK gene encoding type VI secretion system baseplate subunit TssK has translation MKITRPLWAQGVFMTPQHFQQQALWERFTDERIARIASPDPWGICAVAFDVQALTVHRLQLNALDLRLPDGTLIDSNSADLLPAARDLHDVPAQTDTVVALVGLALADAQGGNCIEAGQLSARPRRFVREYCQVSDLHGEGREEISVERHALALLFDFEPCGDYVTCPVGRFVRNAQGRFELDPVFVPPCLMLSASPRLVERMNRLSAILNAKSASLAARRSERSDQIADYAVADVALFWLLHSVNSIWPELARLCQAPAQHPERLYALLSRLAGSLLTFSTRDTLQAIPAYDHTALEPVFAELEALIRALLDTVIPSRVVPVALERTRGTVWTGLIHDERLADGADWYLSVQSGLAAHALLDQLPRLCKAGAPDEVEQIVNSALPGIPLRAMSRLPAAIPVRLENQYFALDGAHPAFKRMMAARACQFYVPVSIPEISLELYAVLPS, from the coding sequence ATGAAAATAACCCGACCGTTGTGGGCCCAGGGGGTCTTCATGACGCCCCAGCATTTCCAGCAGCAGGCGCTATGGGAGCGTTTTACCGATGAACGTATCGCACGTATCGCTAGCCCCGATCCGTGGGGGATCTGTGCCGTCGCGTTCGATGTGCAGGCGCTGACGGTCCATCGCCTGCAACTCAATGCGCTTGATTTGCGCCTGCCAGATGGCACCCTGATCGACAGTAATAGCGCTGACCTGCTGCCTGCCGCGCGCGATTTGCACGACGTACCAGCGCAAACCGATACGGTGGTGGCACTGGTGGGACTGGCGCTGGCCGATGCGCAGGGCGGTAACTGTATCGAGGCGGGGCAGTTGTCTGCGCGGCCGCGCCGCTTTGTTCGTGAGTATTGCCAGGTGAGTGACCTGCACGGCGAAGGCCGTGAGGAGATCAGCGTGGAGCGTCATGCGCTTGCGCTGCTATTCGACTTTGAACCGTGTGGCGATTACGTGACCTGCCCGGTCGGGCGTTTTGTGCGTAACGCGCAGGGACGCTTCGAGCTTGATCCGGTCTTCGTGCCGCCATGCCTGATGCTGTCGGCCAGCCCGCGTCTGGTTGAGCGGATGAACCGTCTGTCGGCAATTTTGAACGCGAAGAGCGCCAGTCTTGCCGCGCGCCGCAGTGAACGCTCTGACCAGATCGCGGACTACGCGGTGGCCGATGTGGCGCTGTTCTGGCTGCTGCACAGCGTGAACAGCATCTGGCCCGAACTGGCGCGGCTGTGCCAGGCCCCGGCACAGCATCCCGAGCGTTTGTATGCGCTGCTGTCGCGTCTGGCGGGTTCGCTGCTGACGTTTTCGACGCGCGACACTTTGCAGGCGATTCCGGCTTACGACCACACGGCGCTGGAGCCAGTCTTCGCGGAGCTCGAAGCGTTGATCCGCGCGCTGCTTGATACGGTGATTCCATCGCGGGTGGTGCCGGTGGCGCTGGAGCGCACGCGTGGCACGGTGTGGACCGGCCTGATTCACGACGAGCGTCTGGCGGATGGCGCCGACTGGTATCTGTCGGTGCAGTCGGGCCTGGCTGCGCATGCGCTGCTCGATCAATTACCCAGACTGTGCAAGGCTGGGGCACCGGATGAAGTGGAGCAGATCGTTAATTCCGCGCTGCCTGGCATTCCATTGCGGGCGATGTCGCGGCTGCCTGCGGCGATTCCGGTGCGGCTCGAGAACCAGTATTTCGCGCTGGATGGCGCGCATCCGGCGTTCAAACGGATGATGGCCGCGCGGGCCTGTCAGTTCTATGTGCCAGTGTCGATCCCAGAGATCTCGCTGGAGCTTTATGCGGTGCTGCCGTCATGA